From Mycoplasmopsis gallinacea, the proteins below share one genomic window:
- a CDS encoding pseudouridine synthase yields MNKIRIDKLVSSCLNLSRAEAKKLISKKKILVNNVSIAQSSYIIDLDKDEVLYENQKLLYQEFFYFVLNKPSGYICSWNSDEGAIIFDLLDRKDQAIKDLNTFGRLDKDTTGIIILSNDGKLNHELFSGKKHVDKTYLATLDKSVNIDDLLILEKGIDIGDGEFTKECKAIKINNNLVQLTISEGKYHQVKRMFKAIGYEVIKLHRSAIGNMNLIDLNILEGKYIQLTKEQVLSLIG; encoded by the coding sequence ATGAATAAAATTAGAATTGATAAACTTGTTTCAAGTTGTTTAAACCTTTCAAGAGCGGAAGCTAAAAAGTTAATTAGCAAAAAGAAAATACTTGTAAATAATGTATCTATTGCTCAAAGCAGTTACATTATTGATTTAGATAAAGATGAAGTTTTATATGAAAATCAAAAACTTCTTTATCAAGAATTTTTCTACTTTGTGCTAAATAAACCTTCTGGTTATATTTGTTCTTGAAATAGTGATGAAGGAGCAATTATCTTTGATCTTTTAGATCGAAAAGATCAAGCTATCAAGGATTTAAACACTTTTGGTAGATTAGATAAAGATACTACCGGGATCATTATTTTATCTAATGATGGTAAGCTAAATCACGAGCTTTTTTCAGGTAAAAAGCACGTAGATAAAACTTATTTAGCTACTTTAGATAAAAGTGTAAATATAGATGATCTACTTATCTTAGAAAAAGGTATTGATATTGGTGATGGTGAATTTACTAAGGAGTGTAAAGCAATCAAAATCAATAATAATTTAGTGCAACTTACAATTTCTGAAGGTAAATACCATCAAGTTAAAAGAATGTTTAAAGCAATTGGTTATGAAGTTATTAAGCTTCATCGAAGTGCGATTGGAAATATGAATTTAATTGATTTAAACATCTTAGAAGGAAAGTATATTCAGTTAACTAAAGAGCAAGTTTTATCTCTAATAGGCTAA
- a CDS encoding restriction endonuclease subunit S, whose protein sequence is MERERESGLIKIIEFIFNTTISLTIKLSNCAQISSGQFVKAQDYSEEFIYPFYNGGRNNSGYHDEYNREGENVLISIRGANAGATNYINDKFWLGNSCVSIQTYKDYDPLFIYFYLTKNIDSLLVSKDGGAIPAISTIDIRNIDIPIIPLQKQKEISNKIKAFHEFVNDLKLGLPKLIELTQIQYQYYRDKIFSYLENQAK, encoded by the coding sequence TTGGAGAGAGAGAGAGAGAGCGGATTAATTAAAATTATTGAATTTATATTCAATACGACAATTTCTTTAACAATCAAACTTTCAAATTGTGCACAGATAAGTTCTGGACAATTTGTTAAAGCGCAAGATTATTCAGAAGAATTTATTTATCCATTTTACAATGGCGGGAGAAATAATTCTGGTTATCATGATGAATATAATAGAGAAGGTGAAAATGTTCTTATTTCAATAAGAGGCGCTAACGCAGGTGCTACTAACTACATCAATGATAAATTTTGATTAGGAAACTCTTGTGTTTCTATTCAAACTTATAAAGATTATGATCCTTTATTTATCTATTTCTACTTAACCAAAAATATAGATTCTTTATTAGTTAGCAAGGATGGCGGAGCTATTCCCGCTATATCGACGATAGATATTAGAAATATAGATATACCTATAATTCCTTTGCAAAAACAAAAAGAAATATCAAACAAAATAAAAGCTTTCCACGAGTTTGTTAATGATTTAAAATTAGGGCTTCCTAAATTGATTGAGCTTACTCAAATTCAATATCAATATTATCGTGATAAAATCTTTAGCTACCTAGAAAATCAAGCTAAATAG